In Phaeobacter piscinae, one genomic interval encodes:
- a CDS encoding class I SAM-dependent methyltransferase produces MTADARFWNRIAPRYAKSKIRDEAAYQYTLERTRSYLTAADHALEIGCGTGSTAIALSDAVGRITATDLSDAMLDIGRDRAAEAGADNIRFEQCADDGLPAGPFDAVMAFNLLHLVPDLDAALSSVAERLPSGKLFISKTPCLGEARGSFKYWMFLTVIPLMRLVGQAPSNVRFLSVADLEGAVEQAGFEIVETGNYPASTPGRYLVARRR; encoded by the coding sequence ATGACAGCCGACGCGCGCTTCTGGAACCGGATAGCCCCAAGATACGCCAAATCAAAGATCAGGGACGAAGCCGCCTATCAATACACATTGGAGCGGACCAGATCCTATCTCACGGCGGCGGATCATGCGTTGGAAATCGGCTGTGGGACCGGGTCGACGGCAATCGCACTGTCAGATGCAGTTGGAAGGATCACCGCAACCGATCTGTCGGATGCCATGCTTGATATTGGCCGCGACAGGGCTGCCGAGGCGGGAGCCGATAATATTCGGTTTGAGCAATGCGCCGATGATGGGTTGCCCGCTGGACCGTTTGACGCCGTGATGGCCTTCAACCTGTTGCATCTGGTGCCGGATTTGGACGCTGCGCTTTCGTCGGTTGCAGAGCGCCTGCCCAGTGGCAAGTTATTCATCTCCAAGACGCCCTGTCTGGGTGAGGCACGGGGCAGCTTCAAATATTGGATGTTCCTGACCGTGATCCCGCTTATGCGGCTGGTTGGACAGGCCCCGAGCAACGTGCGTTTCCTCAGCGTGGCAGATCTGGAGGGCGCGGTTGAACAGGCAGGGTTCGAGATCGTTGAGACCGGAAATTATCCGGCGTCCACCCCCGGTCGCTACTTGGTGGCAAGGCGTCGTTAA
- a CDS encoding YtoQ family protein: protein MTLSIYLSGEIHTDWRDQIIAGAKDLDVQFSSPVTDHDASDDCGVAILGAEPNKFWHDHKGAKINAIRTRKGIEEADIVVVRFGEKYKQWNAAFDAGYAAALGKSLIVLSQDEHQHALKEVHAVALAVAKEPAQVVEILRYVLKGSLPA from the coding sequence GTGACGTTGAGCATATATCTCTCAGGTGAAATTCACACCGATTGGCGCGATCAGATCATCGCCGGGGCCAAGGATCTGGATGTGCAGTTCAGCAGCCCCGTGACCGATCATGACGCCAGCGACGATTGCGGTGTTGCCATTCTGGGGGCGGAGCCGAACAAATTCTGGCATGATCACAAGGGCGCCAAGATCAACGCGATCCGGACCCGCAAGGGGATCGAAGAGGCCGATATCGTCGTGGTGCGATTTGGTGAAAAGTATAAACAGTGGAACGCGGCTTTTGATGCCGGTTATGCGGCCGCGCTTGGTAAATCGTTGATCGTGCTGTCACAGGATGAGCATCAGCATGCCTTGAAAGAGGTTCATGCGGTCGCACTGGCCGTGGCGAAGGAGCCAGCGCAAGTTGTCGAAATCCTGCGCTACGTGCTGAAGGGGAGCCTGCCTGCGTGA